caaaaaattaaagaattttGTATTTTCCGTCGCTAAAAAATCTACGATTGTGCCTAGGCCCAATTTTGGTCTAGGTGGGTGCCAGATCCGCCCAACCAATGAGCTGGACGGATCCAACACCCGTTCCACCACTGGGCTGGACAGATCCAGCATCCGCTCGGCCAATGGCTTGGGCGGATATAATTATAGAGATAAAATTAAGTTGTAAGTGATGTTTTACAATGATAAATTTATGAAATATGATGTAATctaatttgaaatttattttatgttattctcttttgaatttcttttcaTATTTACAAAGGTTTCCCTCTATTTGTTGGGTAAGGAATTATTTTCTATAAGTgccatatttaaaaaaaaaaaaatcttaactTATGCAAATTTAAAGTTCAATTatgacttttcaaaaaaaaaaaaaaagttcaattaTGATTAAATCTTAGGCCTAATGCATACCCAGCCCCTTAAAGTTGtccgttttgttcatttaaccccctcaccttacGGGACAATCCTTTAACCCCataaactccataaaaatggtatttctcaccccattaacttgtccatttatcccccaactcatagaatgttctatttaccctcttaactccataaaagtggtatttttcacccattacaatccgttatcgaagcctaaattgataactttttttaaacgttaaacctatatttatgttttccataaaagtggaacctaaattgatacttccccaaaaatcataggcccatttcggtacattatccctacatataatgtatttaacttgtttatattaatattcttgttatttgtattttttattcgttctttctccattcaactttttttactactataaagggataagaaataccatttttatgaaattaagagggtaaataggatcataagtggtgagaaataccacttttatggagttaagggggtaaataggatattcgatgagttgagaaggggtaaaatgacaaatttggacaagttaagggggtgaaaaatactatttttatggagtttagggggttaaagggttgtctCGTAAGATGAGGGGattaaatgaacaaaacggaCAACTTTAGAGGGCTGGGTATGCATTAGGCCTAACTCTTACTAattatgttatttttcttatttattcttTCATCTTTACTCGTTAGCAATTGGTAGCAGCTTTTGATTAATTCCTTTATCCAGTTAAAATCATAAAAAGTTGTGAAAGCAAAAGGAAAAGAGAATGGAAACCGGCACGTGTACTTCTAGGCGGTCACTTTCGCCGGCATCACCGGTTTCCTGTTATTAATTATAAACCACAAAACGGAAAACCACCACAAATTTTCTTCTTCGAGAAACAAAATTCACAGAGAGATATTCAGATAATCCCTTTGCGAAGATTCTAGTTTCTCCctctcttttttcttcttctctcatCTCTTATCAACGATTAGTTCTTCCCCAGGTTCTTCATTTCCTTCTCTGTATATACCATATAAAATTTGAACTTCCTTTTTAAtgtttgtttcttcaatttcttttcTGTGATTGTGCTTTTCTTGGTGGAATTCGGTGTAGATATATCACTTTTGCTTCAAAGATTGGATTCTTATAGTTTTAAATTGGGATTTAGTTGCTGCTGTTCATAGGTTATGCTTAGTTTGGCTTGAGGGGGAGGGACAATTCGCAATTGTGGTGATTTTGATTTCGAATTTTCAATCAACCTGGGGATTTTGTTGTTGGAAGGCCGTTTTATTCTTTCCCTCTTTTTGGGAATATTCTAGCTTTCTTATAGCTACTTCTTGATATTCGTGATGTGTGCAACTGTGGGATAATTGAAAGTTAGGTAAAGCTTTTTTTAGGGGTTAAATTAGGGGAGATTTTGTCAGAATTGTTGTTGGAGTATTAAAGAACTGTGGAATTAGATTTGTGGTTGTGTTGAGCTGTTTCTGGTAGCAAACATGGCGGATTCAATTGCTGCAGCAACATCTCTTGTTGGGTATGGATCCCTTTGTAGGGGAATTTCTGCCTACAGGAGGAATTCTTCGACTAATTGCCGGGTTTTCGGGTCAGAATTTACGGGGAAGAGGGTACTCTGTTCATCTCCTAAATTGGTGAGATTGAAATTTGATAGGTTAGTGAATACATCAATCAATGCCCTTGCAATGGAATTAACAAAAGAGGCGTCTTCatataaagagaaagaaagaatacCAAGGAGTTGGAGCTATGAGGCTGATCCTAGTGTTGATCGGAAAACGGGTCTCTGGCCACCAGAGAATAGAGCAGATAATCCTTCATTGCATAATCCCCTGCTCCGGCAAGAAAGGATGGGCTGTGGCTGGTTAGGTGCCATATTCGAGTGGGACGGTGTCATAATCGATGATAATCCTGATTTTGAGAAGCAAGCTTGGCTTGCTCTTtctgaagaagaaggaaaatcgCCGCCTCCAGCATTCATTTTGAAACGGATAGAAGGGATGAAGAACGAGCAAGCAATTTCCGAAGTCTTGTGCTGGTCAAGAGACCCTGCAGAAATGAGGAGGATGGCAAATAGGAAGGAAGACATTTATCAAGCTTTGCAAGGTGGGATATACAGATTGAGATCCGGATCTAAAGAGTTTGTTAATGTTTTGATGAACTATAAGATTCCAATGGCATTGACATCTACACGTCCACGAAAAACTCTCGAGTCTGCAATGAGAAGCATCGGGATTGAAGGGTATTTCACCGCTATCATTGCTGCAGAAGATGTTCATAGGGGGAAGCCTGATCCGGAGATGTTTATTTACGCAGCACAGCTTCTACAGTTCATTCCAGAGCGTTGTATTGTATTCGGGAATTCTAATCAGACAGTCGAAGCTGCCCACGATGTTCGAATGAAGTGTGTGGCAGTTGCTAGCAAGCATCCGGTGTATGAGCTAAGTGCTGCAGACATGGTGGTGAGACACCTAGATGAGCTCACAATTGTTGATCTGAAAAACCTTGCTGATATTGAATCACCAGAATTCGGTTCTCTTGAGCCAGAGATGGAGCTGGAGGAAGACGAAAAAGATGATCGGCCAACCGCAACGGGTGTTGATGATATTTTCTGGTAACCCTTTATGAATTTGTACAGAAAAAGAAAGGCAGTCTGAATTGGACTTCCTTGACATTTTATGTAAGTACTCTGTAtcatattatatacatatatagatAAGTGTCTTCAAAGGTTCTCATAATATGTTTGGTTGTGATTTTATCTGTTTGAACTTCTCATATACAAATATGCTCTATCATTACTTGTAATTCCTAGTTTCTCAAATATCTTGAATGGTTGAAGGTTATATCTGCTTTGAATATTTAAGCACGACGTAAGGGCCGGTTAATAAATTTTTCGGGCCTAATACTCTTGTCTAGGTTGTTAGACGGAGTAGGAAACCGGTGTTCAAAACACCAGTTTCAAATGTAAAGTGTCTGATAATTGAATTGCCGAGTTTAGTGTCAGATGTTGCTGCAACTGAGAAAGTTGCTGCAGCTGTTCTAACATTTGACACGCGTGTTTTAAATATCGTATTATATATCAGTGTTGGATGCTGACATATGACACATAATCCGGTAATTCAGTTATCAAATACTTTGCATTTGAAATCGGTGTTTTGAATGCTGAAATGCCGGTTTCGGACTGTGTCTAACACAGTTAAAATTAACATTAAAGTAGAAGTTATTTTACTAAGCCTACCCTTAGATGGCTTCTCCAATTCCAAAAGAATGGGAAGCAGTATCAGGTTTGTAGATTGGGAGAGTATTAAAATGAATTTTATACGTTTCATTAGGAATATCAATAGGGTGGGTGCACGCAATTTCATTCTTATCCACGATTTTAGTTGGGATTCTCTCTCCCCCGTTCAGGAAAATGATGATCCCAGTGGGAATTTTCACCTcgtttttttcttctaaataaTGTTGCAAACCGTGCGGGATTCTCCGCGGGGCAGTGATACTGTCATCCTGGAAGCAGGGATGGGGTGGGGACGGGATCTCCGTATCCGTTCCCGATATTATTCTTATGAGATTTTCCGCAGATTTCTCAATTAATCCactatttaatattattttcggCTTTACGGATTTTTGGTTAATCTAGACGTCTAAAATCGATCGGGATTATGAGCGTTTTTTATCATCTTGGCGTTTTTCGGAAAAACAAAAATCTTTTttgattcatttttttaatattgtcgTATGGTTGGTAAATTGATTATATTGTTTTCGATACTTTTTATGTAATTATGTTCACTACTTGTTTTCATGATATGGTTTAAGACTCTAAGGATATTGTTCATAGTTTTTGGTAGTGGAAccgaaaataattaaataaaagttaaatatattttaaaaaataaaataaacaatataAAATGTAAATTCTATAATAAATTGCTATTGATATATTATGACAATTTTGGATATAAATAGCCTCAAACCTTTCTCGCCAAATCCAATTGAATTTGGAAAACAAGTGAGCTACCAGCTTATCGGCTAGTACTAAACTCAAATCTGAATGAGTAAGAAAAGATGCAAGAGTTTTAGGTATACATGTAGTCTGTAAGATTCGTATCGACATTGTATTTATAGATTGTTAAACCTTTTGTAAAAGTTTTCTATTAGCGTCTTTTTATGTGCCACTATTGGAGCAGCTAGACCTCCTAATAGAAAGTCAATACGTGTAAAGTTTCTCCATTATTGTGTTCATGCCAAAGACGCAATTGTCCTATAAACCTTTGTCGGATCTTCCCTTGTATAACATTTGGTGGGTTTATAATGGTCTTTTGCTTCCTAAAGAGATATTTGGTCAACTCTCCAGGGGTCGTCTTATAGCTCTAAGTCCACTCGTAAGTAAACACATTTTAATTGGCTGTTATTAAAACCCCTTTTAGCAAGGGTAAGAATGCTTGTTAAAACTGCTTGAAAACTTTTCATTTGATTTCTTAGACGACAAATCAGATTGTCCTTACTATTTTTCGTTTACTTAACCCTATGATGTATATTTTGGACTATCCCTATTGATTTGAATTAGTACTTTTCCCTTATGCATTTCCTTGCTATGCATCTTTTAGTTTGACATTGCAGCTTTCCAAGGCTATAATGATCAAATGGTTTGGAAGTAACAACTTTCCAACACTCTTTTTAGTGGGTTTTTGGCATACCGAATAGTCGACTGGTTGTCCCTAACTTTTCGTGGTTCTGGCCCTGATTATATTACTTACGtacattattttttacttgtttAAATAGTTTCGATAATATTTTTAGTcgcatatttttaaaaatatattataaatatacatgtttttctatattaaatcatTCTGTTTTGTTGTTTTgaatagtataatatatattttaatgaaatttatataatagtttatttattaacagaaaaaaaaaacaaatccaaCTAATTTTTGACTGGTCCTCGATAAATTCTTGATTAGTCCCTTAAGGTCTTATACGCTTGACTAACACATGACTCGTTTATTATAAGTTATAACCTTGCACAAAATATATACATTGTGACATGCCACATTTTCTCTTTCCATTCTTTATGGGCCAAATTTTAGGAACTTTTCACAACTAATGGAGCAGAGTCCATGAATAGATACTATCCAAGCCATTGACAAGCATTCTTCAATATCTCACTTAACTGATAAAATTTAGTTTTCTTATTGGAAAAggttaaaaaagtaaaacaatttATATGATTTCTTACAAGGGAATTTGGTAGTTGTTGTAATCGAAACCTTATATTTACACAATTAGCAAAATAAAGAATCTAAAAACCAAtataattcttttttaacataaCAACAggttaattttgatgatatgatatGTTGATTTGTTGATTTTACTAGTGTTGTATgttgaataattaattttattaatgtgACGTGTTGACTTGATTATATATCAATGTTCATGCTAGCAAGTAAAACATTGTTAATcaaatttttttccatttttacaTTAAGTTTTCTTAAATAAAAAGTCTTATAAATACAAAATAttataatgatttttttagtAGTTTTTCTTATGTATTTCCTTGTAcatcgttttttttttctgaaaaatcTTTTAATTTGATATTGCTGCTTTACAAGGCTATAATGAACAAGTGGCCTGAAAGTAACAACTTTAGATGAGAACTtacattaattaatatatatatcgAAATTGTGGGAATTGAATATATGATTTCTACctttatttggaaaaattatGTTGCTCACATCAATTTTTGCAACACTTGATTGGGTTTCAATCTTTGACTAAATATATGATTTCTATGGTAAttgtttaataaatattaatatatactgaatttaaaaatattagttattaatattcaatttaaaataacttattaaaatatttgattttttttatttaactaaAAAATGTAAGCAATATGATTAAATAagctaaaaaattaataaacaattaaacacttaatatattaaatttaaatgtttatTTTGGTTATCAAACagttttttaatttcataaactcgacaatttaaaataatttttcttcaattaCCTCTTCTAAGCAAAGTGTAAAACATTTTAATGtttctaaaattataaaatgcaCCTATTCATT
The DNA window shown above is from Euphorbia lathyris chromosome 1, ddEupLath1.1, whole genome shotgun sequence and carries:
- the LOC136210794 gene encoding 5-amino-6-(5-phospho-D-ribitylamino)uracil phosphatase, chloroplastic, which translates into the protein MADSIAAATSLVGYGSLCRGISAYRRNSSTNCRVFGSEFTGKRVLCSSPKLVRLKFDRLVNTSINALAMELTKEASSYKEKERIPRSWSYEADPSVDRKTGLWPPENRADNPSLHNPLLRQERMGCGWLGAIFEWDGVIIDDNPDFEKQAWLALSEEEGKSPPPAFILKRIEGMKNEQAISEVLCWSRDPAEMRRMANRKEDIYQALQGGIYRLRSGSKEFVNVLMNYKIPMALTSTRPRKTLESAMRSIGIEGYFTAIIAAEDVHRGKPDPEMFIYAAQLLQFIPERCIVFGNSNQTVEAAHDVRMKCVAVASKHPVYELSAADMVVRHLDELTIVDLKNLADIESPEFGSLEPEMELEEDEKDDRPTATGVDDIFW